The Nitrosomonas sp. PY1 genomic sequence CCATATCGACAGTGTTACCATCTACGCTTGGTTGTAAGGGGTTTCTGTAAAGTAGGTTGTCTGCAAAAGTGTTTGCCGGACTAGAATTCATATGCAGCGGAGAGGTTCTATTTAAATCAACCTTGCCAAAAGTAGCGGTTAATCCGACTTTTTGATTGAGTACACTCGCAAAATCAATATCCTTTGCTTTAAAGTTGGGGGTATCAGCATTTGCTACATTACTTGAGAGCAATTCTTGCCTTGCAACTCGCAGCCCCAAAGCTTTGTGGTAAAAATTAAGTTCTTTATCAAGTTTATTAATCATTTTTAAGTTCAAGCAAAATGTTTTCTCGTTCTGCTTACAAGCACTTTTTGTGCCAGATATGGTGAAAGCTTTGAGTAGCTACTCAATCAGTGATAAAGGCAGGGAAAGATGGTTATCTTGACAGATAACTGATTGATTAATCATTTATGATGGACTTCCGTAGCGGCAATATTTGCCGTTACGGCAGAATTTAATGATGGATCCAATCGCAATGAATCTGAAGATAAAAAACCTGC encodes the following:
- the flgB gene encoding flagellar basal body rod protein FlgB, giving the protein MINKLDKELNFYHKALGLRVARQELLSSNVANADTPNFKAKDIDFASVLNQKVGLTATFGKVDLNRTSPLHMNSSPANTFADNLLYRNPLQPSVDGNTVDMDMERTRFADNAIKYDASISFINNEFKNIMLAMQER